Proteins encoded within one genomic window of Dermatophilus congolensis:
- the pdxS gene encoding pyridoxal 5'-phosphate synthase lyase subunit PdxS: MTEQSSAQSAVGTTRVKRGMAEMLKGGVIMDVVTPEQAKIAEDAGAVAVMALERVPADIRAQGGVSRMSDPDMIDGIINAVSIPVMAKARIGHFVEAQVLQSLGVDYIDESEVLTPADYSNHIDKWAFTVPFVCGATNLGEALRRITEGAAMIRSKGEAGTGDVSNATTHMRKMRDQIRWLTSLPEDELYVAAKELQAPYDLVKEVATNGKLPVVLFTAGGIATPADAAMMMQLGAEGVFVGSGIFKSGNPAQRAAAIVKATTFYDDPDTIAKVSRGLGEAMVGINVDDIPVPHRLAERGW; the protein is encoded by the coding sequence ATGACCGAACAGTCATCCGCCCAGTCCGCTGTAGGCACCACCCGCGTCAAACGCGGCATGGCCGAAATGCTCAAAGGTGGCGTGATCATGGACGTCGTCACCCCAGAACAGGCCAAAATCGCTGAAGACGCAGGCGCCGTTGCCGTCATGGCCCTCGAACGCGTCCCTGCCGACATCCGCGCCCAAGGCGGTGTCTCACGCATGAGCGACCCCGACATGATCGACGGCATCATCAACGCCGTCTCTATCCCCGTCATGGCCAAAGCACGCATCGGCCACTTCGTCGAAGCACAGGTACTGCAATCCCTGGGCGTGGACTACATCGACGAATCCGAAGTACTCACCCCCGCCGACTACAGCAACCACATCGACAAATGGGCCTTCACCGTCCCCTTCGTCTGCGGCGCCACCAACCTCGGCGAAGCCCTACGCCGCATCACCGAAGGTGCAGCGATGATCCGCTCCAAAGGAGAAGCCGGCACCGGCGACGTCTCCAATGCCACCACGCACATGCGCAAAATGCGCGATCAAATCCGTTGGCTCACCTCGCTCCCCGAAGACGAACTCTACGTAGCCGCAAAAGAACTCCAAGCCCCCTACGACCTAGTCAAAGAAGTAGCAACCAACGGCAAACTCCCCGTCGTACTCTTCACCGCTGGCGGTATCGCCACCCCAGCCGACGCCGCTATGATGATGCAGCTGGGCGCCGAAGGCGTCTTCGTTGGCTCAGGCATCTTCAAGTCCGGAAACCCCGCCCAACGCGCTGCAGCGATCGTCAAAGCCACCACCTTCTACGACGACCCCGACACCATCGCCAAAGTCTCCCGAGGCCTGGGCGAAGCAATGGTCGGAATCAACGTCGACGACATCCCCGTACCCCACCGCCTCGCTGAGCGCGGCTGGTGA
- a CDS encoding amino acid permease has product MTSSQPGEQRSSSTSSTPAQPAENASLHLEDAGDTGYHKSLTNRQVQMIALGGAIGVGLFLGAGRRLAIAGPSLILSYAFCGVIAFFLMRALGELVMHRRSSGSFVSYAREFFGDRAAYMAGWMYMLNWMTTGVAEITAIAVYISKWLPDTPQWISALVALALVLAINLSSAKAFGELEFWAALLKVLALSAFLIVGTVMVIIGFKFNGNPAGLHNLTSPDGFFPNGNTLAFVMLMQGVVFAYATIELVGTAAGETHDAEHVIPKAVRAVIYRIALFYVGSVFLLSCLLPYTAYKAGESPFVTAFGSMLPWIGDLMNVIVITAALSSCNSGLYSTGRILRSLAASGEAPRFTAKLNKTGVPAGGILLTAFVYFLGVILNVFMPGEAFDIAVETAAVGIVWTWVTIFACQMALRKRINKGLVEPTSFPMPGAPYTGWFGIICLVGIIVIMLIDTSNEFFNWKVLGAAALFTATVWFLWPLVKRNKERHPEFQKATELTFE; this is encoded by the coding sequence ATGACATCATCACAACCTGGTGAGCAACGAAGCTCATCAACGAGCTCAACCCCGGCACAGCCAGCCGAAAACGCCTCCCTCCACCTCGAAGACGCAGGCGACACCGGCTACCACAAATCGCTCACCAACCGTCAGGTCCAGATGATCGCCCTCGGCGGCGCCATCGGAGTCGGCCTCTTCCTCGGCGCAGGACGCCGCCTGGCCATCGCAGGGCCTTCACTCATCCTCTCCTACGCCTTCTGCGGCGTCATCGCCTTCTTCCTTATGCGTGCCCTAGGCGAACTCGTCATGCACCGTCGCAGCTCCGGATCCTTCGTCTCCTACGCACGTGAATTCTTCGGAGACCGCGCCGCCTACATGGCCGGCTGGATGTACATGCTCAACTGGATGACCACAGGGGTCGCCGAAATCACCGCCATTGCCGTGTACATCAGCAAATGGCTACCCGACACCCCTCAATGGATCAGCGCGCTCGTAGCCCTAGCCCTCGTGCTAGCTATCAACCTCTCCAGCGCAAAAGCCTTCGGAGAGCTCGAATTCTGGGCCGCCCTACTCAAAGTGCTCGCCCTATCGGCCTTCCTCATCGTTGGCACCGTCATGGTCATCATCGGTTTCAAGTTCAACGGCAACCCCGCCGGACTACACAACCTGACCTCACCCGATGGATTCTTCCCCAACGGCAACACCCTTGCCTTCGTCATGCTCATGCAAGGCGTCGTCTTTGCCTACGCCACCATCGAGCTCGTCGGCACCGCAGCCGGGGAAACCCACGACGCCGAACATGTCATCCCCAAAGCAGTCCGCGCTGTTATCTACCGGATCGCCCTGTTCTATGTCGGCAGCGTGTTCCTGCTGTCCTGCCTGCTGCCCTACACCGCCTACAAAGCCGGCGAAAGCCCCTTCGTCACCGCTTTCGGATCCATGCTTCCCTGGATCGGCGACCTCATGAACGTCATCGTCATCACCGCAGCGCTCTCCTCATGTAACTCCGGCCTCTACTCCACCGGCCGCATCCTGCGCTCCCTGGCAGCATCCGGCGAAGCCCCCCGCTTCACCGCCAAACTCAACAAAACCGGCGTACCCGCAGGCGGCATCCTCCTCACCGCATTCGTGTACTTCCTGGGAGTCATCCTCAACGTATTCATGCCTGGAGAAGCATTCGACATCGCCGTCGAAACCGCCGCAGTCGGCATCGTATGGACATGGGTGACGATCTTCGCCTGCCAAATGGCCCTACGGAAACGCATCAACAAAGGCCTCGTCGAACCCACCTCATTCCCCATGCCCGGGGCCCCCTACACCGGCTGGTTCGGCATCATCTGCTTGGTGGGCATCATCGTGATCATGCTCATCGACACCTCAAACGAGTTCTTTAACTGGAAGGTGCTCGGCGCAGCAGCCCTATTCACAGCCACCGTGTGGTTCCTATGGCCGCTGGTCAAACGCAACAAAGAACGTCACCCTGAATTCCAAAAAGCCACCGAGCTCACCTTCGAATAA
- the pdxT gene encoding pyridoxal 5'-phosphate synthase glutaminase subunit PdxT, which yields MTSPTIGILALQGDVREHATAITACGATAVPIRRPEELHTVHGIVLPGGESTVIDRLLRTFDLQEPLKERLRNGMPAYGSCAGMILLANSILDGEKSQQTLGGLDIVVRRNAFGRQIASFETDLPVAGITTTDTPMRAVFIRAPWVETTGPEVEILASATTETPTGHSKPRPVVVAQGNLLASAFHPEVTGDHRMHQHFINLVQAS from the coding sequence GTGACATCGCCCACCATCGGAATTCTTGCGCTCCAAGGCGACGTGCGTGAACACGCCACCGCCATCACCGCCTGCGGCGCCACCGCAGTGCCCATTCGCCGCCCCGAAGAGCTCCACACCGTGCACGGCATCGTCCTACCCGGGGGCGAATCCACCGTGATCGACCGGCTCCTACGAACCTTTGACCTCCAAGAACCCCTTAAAGAACGACTCCGCAATGGCATGCCCGCCTACGGCTCCTGCGCCGGAATGATCCTGCTAGCCAACTCAATCCTCGACGGCGAAAAAAGCCAACAAACCCTCGGCGGCCTCGACATCGTCGTGCGGCGCAACGCATTCGGACGCCAAATCGCCTCTTTCGAAACAGATCTACCTGTAGCTGGCATCACGACTACTGACACCCCCATGCGTGCCGTCTTCATCCGGGCCCCATGGGTAGAAACCACTGGCCCTGAGGTTGAAATACTCGCTTCAGCCACCACCGAAACACCCACCGGCCACAGCAAACCCCGCCCCGTAGTCGTCGCCCAAGGAAATCTCTTAGCCTCCGCATTCCACCCCGAGGTAACCGGCGACCACCGCATGCACCAGCACTTCATCAACCTCGTCCAAGCAAGCTAA
- a CDS encoding YebC/PmpR family DNA-binding transcriptional regulator, which translates to MSGHSKWATTKHKKAAIDAKRGKLFAKLIKNIEVAARTGGGDPAGNPTLFDAIQKAKKSSVPNDNIDRAVKRGSGAEAGGADWQTIMYEGYAPGGVAVLIECLTDNRNRAATEVRVALTRNGGSLADPGSVAYNFERKGVVIVPKAQKDGEATEDSLLEVVLEAGADEVEDFGDSFRIISEASDFVAVRTALQEAGVDYDSAEAEFVPNLQVPLDLEGARKMLRVVDALEDSDDVQNVFVNGDISPEVAAQLEDED; encoded by the coding sequence ATGAGCGGTCACTCCAAGTGGGCGACTACCAAACACAAGAAAGCGGCCATCGATGCCAAGCGCGGCAAGCTGTTCGCCAAGCTGATCAAAAACATCGAGGTCGCGGCACGTACTGGCGGCGGTGACCCAGCAGGCAACCCGACACTGTTCGACGCCATCCAGAAGGCTAAGAAGAGCTCGGTCCCCAACGACAACATCGACCGCGCCGTCAAACGCGGATCCGGTGCAGAAGCAGGCGGCGCCGACTGGCAGACCATCATGTACGAGGGCTACGCCCCCGGCGGTGTCGCAGTCCTGATCGAGTGCCTGACTGATAACCGCAACCGCGCCGCCACTGAAGTGCGCGTGGCACTGACCCGCAACGGTGGCTCCCTAGCTGACCCGGGTTCGGTTGCCTACAACTTCGAGCGCAAAGGCGTCGTCATCGTCCCCAAGGCGCAAAAAGACGGCGAGGCAACCGAGGACTCCCTACTGGAGGTCGTCCTCGAAGCTGGCGCTGACGAGGTCGAAGACTTCGGTGACAGCTTCCGCATCATTTCCGAAGCCAGTGACTTCGTTGCCGTCCGCACAGCCCTGCAAGAGGCCGGCGTGGACTATGACTCTGCCGAAGCGGAATTCGTCCCGAACCTGCAGGTTCCGCTCGATCTCGAAGGTGCGCGCAAAATGTTGCGTGTCGTCGACGCCCTCGAAGACAGCGACGACGTGCAGAACGTCTTCGTTAACGGAGACATCTCACCTGAGGTGGCCGCTCAGCTCGAAGACGAAGACTGA
- the ruvC gene encoding crossover junction endodeoxyribonuclease RuvC has product MRVLGVDPGLTRCGVGVVDGAPGRQLRMVAVGVIRTPTGDPIHERLNSLAGQLDEWLDQYQPESIAVERVFARNDVSTIMGTAQASAIPMLAAARREVPLALHTPSEVKAAVTGNGRADKAQVTAMITRILALNAPPKPADAADALALAVCHVWRGGAAARIEQATKRAQGR; this is encoded by the coding sequence GTGCGAGTTCTGGGAGTAGATCCAGGATTGACCCGATGTGGTGTAGGCGTAGTCGACGGTGCTCCTGGAAGACAACTGCGCATGGTTGCGGTAGGTGTAATCCGAACCCCCACTGGCGATCCGATTCACGAACGGCTCAATTCTTTGGCTGGTCAACTCGATGAGTGGCTCGATCAATACCAGCCTGAATCAATTGCCGTGGAACGAGTTTTCGCCCGCAATGACGTGAGTACGATCATGGGCACTGCACAAGCCAGCGCCATCCCTATGCTGGCTGCAGCCCGAAGAGAAGTGCCGTTAGCACTTCATACACCCAGTGAGGTTAAAGCTGCGGTTACGGGAAATGGGCGGGCCGATAAAGCGCAGGTGACAGCTATGATCACTCGGATTTTAGCTCTGAACGCTCCTCCTAAACCCGCTGATGCGGCGGATGCCTTGGCGCTAGCGGTGTGCCACGTGTGGCGTGGGGGAGCGGCGGCACGTATTGAGCAGGCAACAAAGCGGGCGCAAGGGCGCTGA
- the ruvA gene encoding Holliday junction branch migration protein RuvA yields MIASISGTVISAGLDQAVIVVGGVGLQVRLTPATAASLRVGEQAELATTLVVREDAWTLYGFADAQEKEIFEVAQSVSGVGPRMALAMLAVFTPARLATAISAGEVAALVKVPGIGKKSAERIILELREKMTALGLDENAHHEEPAASSSDEPAWNGSVSEALISLGWSAKQAEAALGRVAKTVDADAPVGVALKAALQELSR; encoded by the coding sequence ATGATCGCCTCGATCAGCGGCACGGTCATCAGTGCAGGGCTAGATCAGGCTGTGATTGTGGTTGGGGGTGTGGGGCTACAGGTGCGCCTCACTCCTGCCACCGCGGCCTCACTGCGAGTTGGAGAACAGGCAGAGCTGGCCACGACCCTAGTGGTTCGTGAAGATGCGTGGACTTTGTACGGATTCGCTGATGCGCAGGAGAAAGAAATTTTCGAGGTTGCGCAAAGCGTCAGTGGAGTGGGCCCCAGGATGGCGTTGGCCATGCTGGCGGTGTTCACACCTGCCCGGCTGGCGACAGCGATCTCTGCAGGAGAAGTCGCTGCTTTGGTGAAAGTTCCTGGCATCGGTAAGAAAAGCGCCGAACGAATCATTTTGGAGCTGCGCGAAAAGATGACGGCACTCGGCCTTGACGAAAACGCCCACCATGAAGAGCCCGCTGCCAGTAGCAGTGATGAACCGGCCTGGAACGGTTCAGTATCTGAAGCTCTCATAAGTCTGGGCTGGTCTGCCAAACAAGCTGAGGCAGCCCTGGGGCGAGTAGCGAAAACCGTGGATGCTGATGCTCCCGTGGGGGTCGCTTTGAAAGCCGCGCTGCAGGAGCTCAGCCGGTGA
- the ruvB gene encoding Holliday junction branch migration DNA helicase RuvB — translation MVDPSAHVDETGDERQIEAALRPKRLAEFPGQRRVRDQLGLVIEAAKRRASSPDHILLSGPPGLGKTTLAMIVASELGAPIRITSGPAIQHAGDLASILSSLTEGEVLFLDEIHRMARPAEEMLYLAMEDFRVDIIVGKGPGATAIPLELAPFTVVGATTRAGLLPAPLRDRFGFTGHLDFYDSGELLAIVRRSANLLDVEATDEGLAQIADRSRGTPRIANRLLRRVRDWAQVHGSGVLDADAACAALELFDVDSRGLDRLDRAVLDALCRRFGGGPVGVATLAVAVGEEPDTVETVAEPFLVREGLMVRTARGRVAASAAFEHLGIPVPDNPALSMPGAQRNSGSVPTVENDQGGSGIGRL, via the coding sequence ATCGTTGACCCCAGCGCACACGTGGATGAAACCGGTGACGAACGCCAGATCGAAGCTGCGCTACGCCCGAAACGGCTTGCGGAGTTCCCTGGTCAGCGTCGCGTCCGTGACCAGCTAGGCCTTGTTATTGAAGCTGCTAAGCGTCGGGCCTCCAGCCCGGACCACATTCTTTTATCTGGGCCGCCGGGGCTGGGTAAAACCACGCTTGCCATGATCGTGGCCTCTGAGCTTGGCGCCCCTATCCGTATTACGAGCGGGCCAGCTATCCAGCACGCTGGGGACTTGGCTTCCATCCTGTCGTCGCTGACCGAAGGGGAAGTGCTTTTCCTCGACGAAATTCATCGTATGGCCCGACCCGCTGAGGAAATGCTCTATCTAGCGATGGAGGACTTCCGTGTCGACATCATCGTTGGGAAAGGCCCAGGCGCTACGGCAATTCCGTTGGAGCTGGCACCTTTCACTGTGGTGGGGGCCACCACGCGGGCTGGTTTGCTGCCCGCTCCTTTGCGTGATCGTTTCGGGTTTACTGGGCATCTTGATTTTTATGACAGTGGCGAGCTCCTTGCCATTGTTCGCAGGTCAGCGAATCTTCTTGATGTCGAGGCAACTGATGAAGGTCTTGCCCAGATAGCTGACCGCTCACGTGGCACCCCTCGGATCGCTAATCGGCTTTTGCGGCGGGTGCGTGACTGGGCACAGGTGCATGGAAGCGGTGTGCTCGATGCTGATGCTGCTTGTGCGGCGTTGGAGTTGTTTGACGTTGACAGTCGCGGGTTGGATCGTCTTGACCGTGCTGTGCTGGATGCGTTGTGTCGTCGTTTTGGAGGTGGACCTGTTGGGGTCGCGACATTAGCTGTCGCGGTGGGGGAAGAACCAGACACTGTTGAGACCGTTGCAGAACCATTCCTGGTACGCGAGGGACTCATGGTGCGTACAGCACGTGGTCGGGTTGCTGCTTCAGCGGCCTTTGAGCATTTAGGAATCCCTGTTCCTGATAATCCGGCACTGTCTATGCCCGGTGCGCAACGGAACTCAGGATCGGTTCCAACCGTCGAGAATGATCAAGGCGGCTCAGGTATAGGACGGCTATAG
- the secD gene encoding protein translocase subunit SecD: MASEGSNVGVESGARRTNTRPAHKRATSDLVICTFISLGLVVLLALSATMWGGQWAPKLGLDLEGGTQMILQPQTQNGQTVDQQQLDQAVDIIRARVDGQGVAEAEVSTLGNNVVVSVPGRMTKQQEDGLRASSQMAFRPVLGMIPVQPPGATPSPTQSPAPSGSASSPPAAKPGTTPAPSGSPSAAATPSASTPAGRPKAAAAPAPAPKPTTPAPTTPAPTGSASPTAAPTGKPTGAPTGKPTAPAAPPTITADVRKDPTKLIEAATSEGWLTPELQEELKQINCQKQEVTKRPDPNKATVACASDGQSLYVLGPTVMDGNNIADASSGMATNPQTGQPTGGYEVQLKTHDDYVQAYATISGYMVKLGQPRNQLAAVLDNRVISAPYFSSAITGGQASISGNFTADQAKLLADQLKFGALPMSFEVQSTDNVSPTVGGDQLRNGLIAGLLGLILVFVYFLWQYRITGLVVVSSVLLVAALTYIILTLLGWGYNLRLTMAGVTGAIVAIGTTADSFIVYFERVRDEAREGKRLAAAVESGWLRARRTILISDSVNLIAAVVLYLLAAANVRGFAFMLIVTTLLDLFVTFLFTHPLLTLLARTKFFSSGHKLSGFDPKTLGTDAGYKGAGRFVPGPTAGAARPTGGSHA, from the coding sequence GTGGCGAGTGAGGGATCAAACGTCGGGGTTGAAAGCGGAGCGCGCCGCACCAACACCCGACCGGCACACAAACGCGCCACCTCTGACCTGGTGATATGTACTTTCATATCGCTTGGTTTGGTGGTACTGCTTGCTTTGTCCGCCACGATGTGGGGTGGGCAGTGGGCTCCCAAGCTGGGTCTGGACCTTGAAGGCGGTACGCAGATGATTCTGCAGCCGCAAACACAAAATGGGCAGACCGTCGATCAACAGCAGCTTGATCAAGCTGTTGACATCATCCGTGCCCGTGTTGACGGGCAAGGTGTGGCTGAAGCTGAAGTCTCTACGCTCGGAAACAACGTTGTTGTCTCTGTCCCGGGCCGGATGACTAAGCAGCAGGAGGACGGCCTTCGCGCCAGTTCACAGATGGCATTCCGTCCAGTACTGGGCATGATCCCTGTCCAGCCGCCGGGTGCTACCCCCTCGCCGACACAGAGCCCAGCTCCCAGCGGTTCTGCGAGCAGTCCACCAGCAGCCAAGCCTGGTACAACTCCCGCCCCGTCTGGGTCGCCTTCAGCTGCTGCGACTCCCTCGGCGTCCACTCCTGCTGGTCGCCCTAAGGCAGCCGCTGCTCCTGCGCCGGCACCGAAGCCGACTACACCAGCGCCTACGACACCTGCTCCTACGGGTAGCGCATCTCCTACTGCAGCTCCAACGGGTAAGCCCACTGGTGCCCCCACCGGTAAGCCGACGGCACCGGCTGCGCCTCCTACGATCACTGCAGATGTGCGTAAAGACCCAACCAAGCTGATCGAGGCAGCTACCTCAGAGGGGTGGCTCACCCCCGAGCTCCAAGAGGAGCTGAAGCAGATCAACTGCCAGAAGCAAGAAGTGACTAAGCGTCCTGACCCGAACAAAGCCACCGTTGCTTGCGCTAGCGATGGTCAGAGCTTGTACGTTCTGGGACCGACAGTGATGGACGGTAACAACATCGCTGATGCTTCTTCAGGTATGGCCACGAACCCGCAGACGGGACAGCCCACCGGTGGTTACGAAGTCCAGTTGAAGACGCACGATGACTACGTCCAGGCGTACGCGACGATTTCTGGATACATGGTCAAGCTGGGTCAGCCGCGTAACCAGTTGGCAGCTGTCCTTGACAACCGGGTTATTTCGGCACCGTATTTCTCTTCTGCCATTACCGGTGGTCAGGCTTCGATTTCCGGTAACTTCACTGCTGATCAGGCCAAGTTGCTTGCTGATCAGTTGAAGTTCGGTGCGCTTCCGATGTCTTTTGAGGTGCAGAGCACCGATAACGTCTCTCCGACCGTGGGTGGCGACCAGCTGCGCAACGGTCTGATTGCCGGTCTGCTTGGTCTGATTCTCGTTTTCGTGTACTTCCTGTGGCAGTACCGCATCACCGGTTTGGTTGTGGTCTCTTCTGTGCTGCTCGTGGCGGCGTTGACCTACATCATCTTGACCTTGCTCGGTTGGGGCTACAACCTGCGCCTCACCATGGCTGGGGTGACGGGTGCGATTGTTGCGATTGGCACTACTGCGGACTCGTTCATCGTGTACTTCGAACGTGTTCGTGATGAGGCTCGAGAAGGTAAACGCCTGGCAGCAGCGGTTGAATCCGGGTGGCTTCGGGCGCGGCGCACGATCCTTATCTCGGACAGCGTGAACCTCATCGCGGCTGTTGTTTTGTACTTGCTCGCAGCGGCGAACGTGCGCGGATTCGCGTTCATGCTGATCGTGACGACACTGCTGGACCTTTTCGTGACGTTCCTCTTTACGCATCCGCTGCTGACGCTGCTGGCTCGTACGAAGTTCTTCTCTTCTGGCCACAAGTTGTCCGGCTTCGACCCGAAGACTCTCGGCACGGATGCTGGATATAAGGGTGCTGGACGATTCGTGCCGGGTCCGACTGCGGGTGCTGCCCGCCCGACCGGAGGTAGCCACGCATGA
- the secF gene encoding protein translocase subunit SecF — translation MSKLTDFGNDLYTGQRSIPFVGKLRLWLSISAVLMVIVALGVGLRGLNPGIEFTGGSDFRVSGVADTQSYDTKAQAAVKGASGIDVASSTVISGNTVRIQTERMKDDSVRQVSAALAKTFGVPVENVNSSVVGPSWGESVSQQAIQALVVFLVIVSLVLALYFRTWKMSLAALIALAHDMIVTVGIYALAGFEITPASTIGFLTVLGYSIYDTVVVFDKVRENTAEAAKTGRQTYSEAANLAVNQTLIRSINTTIVALLPILAVLVMGFTVIGPGTLLDLSLSLFVGVSVGVYSSICIATPLLAHWREKEPAMRELSVRARKRREQLEQQGVRVDARGYVEQSVMADQSAGDAPAPEPVPARTGAFERPVPLASDQEVGPQTMTGRLIHPSMLQEESKGKKKKRFGRKSR, via the coding sequence ATGAGCAAGCTCACCGATTTCGGAAATGACCTGTACACGGGTCAACGTTCAATCCCGTTTGTGGGGAAGCTGAGGCTTTGGCTTTCTATCTCAGCGGTTTTGATGGTGATCGTTGCGTTGGGTGTGGGGCTTCGTGGCCTTAACCCCGGTATCGAGTTCACTGGAGGGTCGGACTTCCGGGTTTCTGGTGTTGCCGACACGCAGAGCTATGACACGAAAGCTCAGGCTGCAGTTAAGGGTGCTTCTGGCATCGATGTCGCTTCTTCGACGGTAATCAGTGGGAACACGGTCCGTATCCAAACGGAGCGGATGAAAGATGACTCGGTTCGGCAGGTTAGTGCCGCGCTTGCGAAGACTTTCGGTGTTCCCGTCGAGAATGTGAACTCTTCGGTTGTGGGTCCTTCGTGGGGTGAGTCTGTCTCCCAGCAGGCGATCCAGGCTCTCGTGGTCTTCCTCGTCATTGTTTCGTTGGTGCTGGCCTTGTACTTCCGTACGTGGAAGATGTCGTTGGCTGCGCTGATTGCTTTGGCGCACGACATGATCGTGACGGTCGGTATTTATGCCTTGGCCGGTTTTGAGATCACGCCAGCTTCGACTATCGGGTTCCTCACTGTTCTCGGATATTCGATTTATGACACGGTGGTTGTGTTCGACAAGGTTCGTGAGAACACTGCCGAGGCAGCCAAGACGGGGCGTCAGACGTATTCAGAGGCCGCGAACTTGGCGGTGAACCAGACGCTCATCCGTTCGATTAACACCACGATCGTGGCTTTGCTGCCGATTCTTGCGGTGTTGGTGATGGGCTTCACGGTGATCGGTCCGGGAACTTTGCTGGACTTGTCGTTGTCGCTGTTTGTCGGTGTCAGCGTGGGCGTGTACAGCTCCATCTGTATTGCGACACCGTTGTTGGCGCATTGGCGTGAGAAAGAGCCTGCTATGCGTGAGTTGTCGGTGCGTGCTCGCAAGCGGCGTGAGCAGCTTGAGCAGCAGGGTGTGCGCGTGGATGCTCGCGGCTATGTTGAGCAGTCCGTAATGGCGGATCAGTCAGCTGGGGATGCCCCAGCCCCTGAGCCGGTTCCGGCGCGTACGGGTGCGTTTGAGCGTCCGGTTCCTTTGGCTTCGGATCAGGAGGTCGGTCCGCAAACGATGACTGGCCGTTTGATTCACCCGTCGATGTTGCAGGAAGAGTCGAAGGGTAAAAAGAAGAAGAGGTTTGGTCGCAAGTCTCGCTGA
- a CDS encoding adenine phosphoribosyltransferase → MSQRTDLARLVSSRLVDVEDFPSPGVLFKDFTPVLADPEVMRAVVDDVVARFSGEVDAVAGVEARGFMLGAACAVAMGVGFVPIRKAGKLPRATFSAEYSLEYGSATLEVHQDAFSPGDRVLVMDDVLATGGTAFAACSLVRRTGASVVAFDTVVEIAALGGRQRLVDEQVHSLLVV, encoded by the coding sequence GTGTCACAACGCACTGATCTGGCCCGCCTTGTTTCTTCTCGTCTGGTTGATGTGGAAGATTTCCCTTCTCCGGGTGTCCTTTTTAAGGACTTCACCCCTGTGTTAGCTGACCCTGAGGTAATGCGCGCTGTGGTGGATGATGTTGTTGCGCGTTTTTCGGGTGAGGTGGATGCGGTTGCGGGCGTGGAAGCGCGTGGCTTCATGTTGGGTGCGGCCTGTGCTGTAGCGATGGGTGTGGGATTTGTTCCGATTCGTAAGGCGGGCAAGCTTCCACGGGCTACGTTCAGTGCGGAGTATTCGCTTGAGTATGGTTCGGCAACGTTGGAAGTTCATCAGGATGCCTTTTCCCCTGGGGACCGGGTGTTGGTGATGGATGATGTGTTGGCTACGGGTGGTACGGCGTTTGCTGCGTGTTCGTTGGTTCGGCGTACGGGTGCCAGTGTCGTTGCTTTCGACACAGTGGTAGAGATCGCTGCGTTGGGGGGGCGGCAGCGGCTAGTTGATGAGCAGGTGCACAGCCTTCTCGTGGTGTGA